The bacterium genome includes the window GGCCTTCGGCAAAGAGGCCCGCCGTGTACGACCCGGCCTTGGGTGCGCGGCGCCGATCGGCGAGCACCGCCGCCAACTCCACGAGGATCTCGGGCCCCGGCTCCCCGGACGCGCCGCCGTCCGCTTCCACGAGGCGGCCGCCGGGTGCGACGGTCCGGAAGAAGCACGACCGCCGGCCGGTGTGACAGGCCGGGCCCGTCTGCTCGACCTTCAAGACGATCGCGTCGCCGTCGCAGTCGCCGCGGACGTCGACGACCCGCTGCGTGTGACCGGACGTTTCGCCTTTTCTCCAGAGCCGGCGGCGGCTGCGGCTCCAGTACCAGGCCTGGCCCGTGGCCAGCGTGCGTTCCAGGGCCTCCCGCGTCATGTGCGCGACCATCAACACGTCGCCGGTGTGCGCGTCCTGGGCCACGACGGTCACCAGCCCCGACGCGTCGTACGTGATCCTGTCGGCGTCGCTCATCCCAGGAGGCCCTCCACCGCCGGCCGCACCGGAACTCCGGCCGCCGCCATCGCCGCCTTCACCGCGGCGATGCTGTAAGTGCGATAGTGAAACACAGAGGCGGCCAGCACCGCGTCCGCGCCGGCGTCTCTCGCGGCCTCCACGAAGTGCGCCGGCGTTCCGGCGCCGCCCGAGGCAATCACCGGCACCCGCACGGCGCCGGTCACGGCCCGCACGAGCTCGAGATCAAAGCCGTCTTCGCGGCCGTCGTGATCCATGCTCGTCAGCAGGATCTCCCCGGCCCCCAGCGCCGCGGCGCGCGCGGCCCAGGCGACCGCGTCGAGGCCCGCCGGCCGCCGGCCCCCGTGCGTGTAGACCTGCCACCGGCCGGTCCCGGTGCACCTGGCGTCGATCGCGACGACGATGCACTGACTGCCGAACTCCGCGGCGCCGTCCCGGATCAGGTTCGGCGTCCGCACCGCGGCGGTGTTGATGCCCACCTTGTCGGCGCCGGCCCGCAGCATCCGGCGAAGATCGCCGACCGTCGCCAGTCCCCCGCCGACCGTGAACGGGATCGTCAGCACCTCCGCGGTGCGCCGTACGACGGTTTCCATGATCCCGCGGCCTTCGTGGCTGGCCGTGATGTCGAGGAACACCACCTCGTCGGCGCCTTCCCGATCGTAGACGGTGGCCAGCTCGACGGGATCCCCGGCGTCACGCAGGTTCACGAACCGCGTGCCTTTCACGACGCGGCCGTCCTTCACGTCGAGGCACGCGACGACCCGGCGCGCCAGCATCACGGACCCTCCGCGGCGTCGCCCGCCGCCGTCAGCAGGGCTTCGAGCCGGACGCTGCCCTCGTAGAGCGCGCGGCCGACGATCGCGCCCTCGAGACCGGCGGACTCGAACGGCCGAAGCCGGCGCACGTCCTCGACCGACGTCACGCCGCCGGCCACAATGACCGGAACGCGCACCGCGGCCAGCACCTCCGCGAGCGAGGTGAGGTCGGGACCGCCCAGCATGCCGTCGCGGCGCGTGTTCGTGTAGACAATCCGCCGCACGCCGGCGTCCGTCACCCGCGCGGCGGCGTCGGTCGCGCTCAGGTCCGTCACGGTCGTCCAGCCTTCGGTCACCACGCGTCCGTCGCGGGCGTCGATCGCCGCGGCGATCCGGTCGCCGAAGCGCGTGCAGGCGTCCCGCAGGAGGTCCGGGGAGCCGATCGCGGCCGTGCCGAGGATAACCCGGGCCGCCCCCGCGGCGAGGAGGCGTTCGATCGTCGGGAGATCCCGCACCCCGCCCCCGACCTGCACCGGCACCGCGGCCGAGGCGAGCACCCGCTCCACGGCGTCCGGGTTGCCGGGCCGGCCGCCGAACGCCCCGTCGAGATCCACGACGTGGAGCCACCGCGCCCCCGCCGCCGTCCAGCGCTGCGAGGCGGCGACGGGATCGTCGTAGACGAGCTCGCGGTCGCGCGCGCCCTGGATCAGCCGGACCACCCGGCCGCCTCGGATGTCAACCGCCGGCAGCACCAACACCCGCCGTCCACCTCGCAAAGTTGCGCAAGATCTGCTCGCCGACCGCGCCGGACTTCTCCGGATGAAACTGCGTCGCCCAGACGTTGCCGGTTCCGGCCACCGCCGCGATCTCCGTGCCGTACGACGCGGTCGCCGCGACGAGCGCGGGGTCCGGCGGGGCGCAGTGATAGGAGTGCACAAAGTAGACGTACGCGCCGGACGCGATCCCGTCGAGGAGCGGCGACGGCCGGTCGACCCGCAACTGGTTCCAGCCCATGTGCGGCACCTTGACCGCCGCGGGCAGACGCACGACCCGGCCCGGCAGCACGCCGAGACCGCGGTGCAGGCCGCCCTCGCTGCTCTCCTCGAACAACAGCTGCATTCCCAGACAGATCCCGAGGAACGGCCGGCCGGAGCGGAGGTACTCGACGATCCGGTCGGCGAAACCGCGCCGGCGGAGTTCGGCGATGGCCGGACCGAACGCGCCGTCCCCCGGCACGACGAGGGCCGCGGCGCCGTCGAGGTCGCGCGGATCGTCGGTCACCCGCACCTCGAGCCCCTGCCGGCGAAGCCCCATGCTGATGCTGTGGAGGTTGCCGGCCCCATAGTCCGCGATCACGATCACGCCAGCGTTCCCTTGGTCGACGGGATCCCGGTCACGCGGGGATCCCGCTGCGTCGCCCGATCGAGCGCGAGCGCCAGCGCCTTGAACGCGGCCTCGATCACGTGGTGGCCGTTTCGTCCGTGGATGAGCATCAGGTGGAGCGTCAGGCCCGCGTTCATCGCGAAGGCGCGAAAGAATTCCTCGGTGAGGTCGGTGTCGTAGGCGCCGAGGCGCTGCCGCGCCACCGGCACCGCGTAGTGCAGGTACGGCCGGCCGCTCACGTCCACCACGGCGAGGACGAGGGCCTCGTCGAGCGGCGCGTAGGCCGACGCGTAGCGGAAGATGCCGGCACCGTCGCCGACGGCGTCTTTGAAGGCGCGGCCGAGGGCGACGCCCACGTCCTCGACCGTGTGGTGGGCGTCCACCTCGAGATCCCCGGACGCCGCCACGGACAGGTCGAACCGGCCGTGCCTCCCGATCTGCTCGAGCATGTGATCGAGGAACGGCACGCCGGTCGCGAGATCCGCCCGGCCCGTGCCGTCGAGGTCCCAGCGCGCCTCGACCTTCGTCTCGCCCGTGCCGCGCGAGGCGCGTCCCGTGCGGCCGTTCGCCCCGCGCGAGACGGGGCTCACGTGTCCAATCCTCGGGCGGTGACCGCCAGCACGTGTGCCGGGAAGTCTTCGTACCGGCCGAGCCGCTCGACGACGGGCCGGACCGCGGCGAGGCCCCGCGCATCGAGCGCGGCGACCGAGGTGGCTTTGAGATAGCTCAACACGGTGACCCCCGAGGCGACGCGGGCGAACCCGCTGGTCGGCAGCGCAGCCGGGACGCCGATCGCGTAGTTGGCGGCCGAGAACGGCGTGTCCTGACCCAGCAGCACCTCGCCGGCATGCCGCACGCCGGCGAGGGTGGCGAGCGGATCGCGCGTGGCGATCTGCAGGTGTTCGGGCGCGTAGAGGTTGACGAAGGCGACCGCCTCCTCCATCGAGCGGGCCACGACGGCGCCGCCGTAGTCGCGCATGGCCGCGTCCGCAAAGGCGCGCCGGCGCTCCGGCAGCTGCGCCAGGTAGCGCGGCAGGTGCTCCTGGACGTCGGCCACCAGCGCGTCCGACGCCGTAACGAGCAGCGCCGCGGAGTCGCTGCCGTGCTCCGCTTCGTTCAACAGGTCGAGCGCGAGCCGGTCCGCGTCGGCGCCCTCGTCGGCGAGGATCATTGACTCGGTTGGCCCGAGGACCGACAGGAGGCGCACCCCCCGCGACTGCACCGCGATCTGCGCCGCCGTGACGTAGGGGTTGCCGGGCCCGCCCAGCAGGCGGACGCGCGGCAGCGTCGCCGTCCCGCAGGCCAGCCCGGCGATGCCCGCCACCCCGTTGCACCGGAACACCTGCGGCCCGCCGAGCAGGTCGGCGGCGACCAGAATCGCCGGATCCACGCTGCCGTCCGGCCGGGGCGCCACCACGACCGCGATCTCGTCCACACCGGCCACGACGGCCGGGGTGACGAGGGTCACGAGGGTCGACGGAAACGTACCCTTGCCGCTCGGGACGTAGAGACCGGCCGCGTCCACCGGCGACCATTTCACGCCGGTCGTAATACCGGCTTCGAGCTCGTCGAGGACGAGCGACGGGG containing:
- the hisIE gene encoding bifunctional phosphoribosyl-AMP cyclohydrolase/phosphoribosyl-ATP diphosphatase HisIE; its protein translation is MSDADRITYDASGLVTVVAQDAHTGDVLMVAHMTREALERTLATGQAWYWSRSRRRLWRKGETSGHTQRVVDVRGDCDGDAIVLKVEQTGPACHTGRRSCFFRTVAPGGRLVEADGGASGEPGPEILVELAAVLADRRRAPKAGSYTAGLFAEGLARLNEKVMEEAAEVVRAARKETPGRLVEEAADLWFHSLALLIYQGIDPAQVFAELARRRR
- the hisF gene encoding imidazole glycerol phosphate synthase subunit HisF translates to MLARRVVACLDVKDGRVVKGTRFVNLRDAGDPVELATVYDREGADEVVFLDITASHEGRGIMETVVRRTAEVLTIPFTVGGGLATVGDLRRMLRAGADKVGINTAAVRTPNLIRDGAAEFGSQCIVVAIDARCTGTGRWQVYTHGGRRPAGLDAVAWAARAAALGAGEILLTSMDHDGREDGFDLELVRAVTGAVRVPVIASGGAGTPAHFVEAARDAGADAVLAASVFHYRTYSIAAVKAAMAAAGVPVRPAVEGLLG
- the hisA gene encoding 1-(5-phosphoribosyl)-5-[(5-phosphoribosylamino)methylideneamino]imidazole-4-carboxamide isomerase, with protein sequence MLPAVDIRGGRVVRLIQGARDRELVYDDPVAASQRWTAAGARWLHVVDLDGAFGGRPGNPDAVERVLASAAVPVQVGGGVRDLPTIERLLAAGAARVILGTAAIGSPDLLRDACTRFGDRIAAAIDARDGRVVTEGWTTVTDLSATDAAARVTDAGVRRIVYTNTRRDGMLGGPDLTSLAEVLAAVRVPVIVAGGVTSVEDVRRLRPFESAGLEGAIVGRALYEGSVRLEALLTAAGDAAEGP
- the hisH gene encoding imidazole glycerol phosphate synthase subunit HisH — encoded protein: MIVIADYGAGNLHSISMGLRRQGLEVRVTDDPRDLDGAAALVVPGDGAFGPAIAELRRRGFADRIVEYLRSGRPFLGICLGMQLLFEESSEGGLHRGLGVLPGRVVRLPAAVKVPHMGWNQLRVDRPSPLLDGIASGAYVYFVHSYHCAPPDPALVAATASYGTEIAAVAGTGNVWATQFHPEKSGAVGEQILRNFARWTAGVGAAGG
- the hisB gene encoding imidazoleglycerol-phosphate dehydratase HisB, which codes for MSPVSRGANGRTGRASRGTGETKVEARWDLDGTGRADLATGVPFLDHMLEQIGRHGRFDLSVAASGDLEVDAHHTVEDVGVALGRAFKDAVGDGAGIFRYASAYAPLDEALVLAVVDVSGRPYLHYAVPVARQRLGAYDTDLTEEFFRAFAMNAGLTLHLMLIHGRNGHHVIEAAFKALALALDRATQRDPRVTGIPSTKGTLA
- the hisD gene encoding histidinol dehydrogenase, giving the protein MDVIRLADASPERLQRILRRSSAEIFDPARMAHVGAIIADVEQRGDAAIVEATARYDGVALPPEGLAVAGDEVRRAHDAIDDGLRTALVAAIERTRRYNERLRPPSLVLDELEAGITTGVKWSPVDAAGLYVPSGKGTFPSTLVTLVTPAVVAGVDEIAVVVAPRPDGSVDPAILVAADLLGGPQVFRCNGVAGIAGLACGTATLPRVRLLGGPGNPYVTAAQIAVQSRGVRLLSVLGPTESMILADEGADADRLALDLLNEAEHGSDSAALLVTASDALVADVQEHLPRYLAQLPERRRAFADAAMRDYGGAVVARSMEEAVAFVNLYAPEHLQIATRDPLATLAGVRHAGEVLLGQDTPFSAANYAIGVPAALPTSGFARVASGVTVLSYLKATSVAALDARGLAAVRPVVERLGRYEDFPAHVLAVTARGLDT